The Rattus rattus isolate New Zealand chromosome 1, Rrattus_CSIRO_v1, whole genome shotgun sequence genome includes a region encoding these proteins:
- the LOC116888065 gene encoding interferon alpha-12-like: MAMVCAFLTILVVMSHWSTCCLGCNLPRTHNLTLLKQMSRQSPVSCLKDIQYFELPLEKVDAQQIQKSQAISVLQNVTQQVLTLLESEESRAAWNETLRLSFCKYLYQQLKDLEACQNQQVGEQQVPLTQEPSWLAVREYFGRITMYLKQKKHSPCAWEVVRVEVGRALIYSDMFLAKLSEEKE; this comes from the coding sequence ATGGCTATGGTTTGTGCATTCCTCACGATTCTGGTAGTTATGAGCCACTGGTCAACCTGCTGTCTAGGATGTAACCTGCCTCGAACTCATAACCTCACACTCCTGAAACAAATGAGTAGACAGtcccctgtctcctgcctgaAGGACATACAATACTTTGAACTCCCTTTGGAGAAGGTGGATGCCCAGCAGATCCAGAAGTCTCAAGCCATCTCTGTCCTGCAAAATGTGACTCAGCAGGTCCTGACCCTCTTGGAATCAGAGGAGTCACGTGCTGCTTGGAATGAAACCCTCCGATTGTCATTCTGCAAATACCTCTACCAGCAGCTCAAAGATCTTGAAGCCTGTCAGAATCAGCAGGTTGGAGAGCAGCAAGTTCCCTTGACCCAGGAACCCTCCTGGCTGGCTGTGAGGGAATACTTCGGCAGGATCACCATGTAcctgaaacagaagaaacacagccCCTGTGCCTGGGAAGTGGTTAGAGTAGAAGTCGGGAGAGCCCTGATTTATTCAGATATGTTCCTGGCAAAACTGAGTGAAGAGAAGGAATGA
- the LOC116893597 gene encoding LOW QUALITY PROTEIN: interferon alpha-C-like (The sequence of the model RefSeq protein was modified relative to this genomic sequence to represent the inferred CDS: inserted 1 base in 1 codon): MQPVHLFLVGGAMLSCSQASSLDWGASGSLPLLRRESARFFGELKXVPGHQCLRDRTHFRCPWKKGPITQVKLKEATSCYSQVLRLTLDLFGTETSRDAWSERALGRLLHSLSRELKVLDRTREQDQSCPLPFALAIRTYFLGIFHYLKVKTHKPCAWEIIRVEMQGALSTFPLSGRRSPRKRRSSLQTTLLS, encoded by the exons ATGCAGCCTGTGCATCTATTCCTGGTGGGAGGGGCGATGCTGAGCTGCAGCCAGGCCAGCTCACTTGATTGGGGTGCATCTGGGAGCCTGCCCCTGCTGCGCCGCGAAAGTGCGCGCTTCTTTGGGGAGCTGA GAGTACCGGGCCACCAGTGCCTGCGGGACAGAACCCATTTCCGATGTCCCTGGAAGAAAGGACCCATCACTCAGGTGAAGCTGAAAGAAGCCACCAGTTGCTACTCGCAGGTGCTCAGGCTGACCCTCGACCTCTTTGGCACTGAAACCAGCAGAGATGCCTGGTCAGAGAGGGCGCTTGGGCGACTGCTACACAGCCTGTCCAGAGAGCTGAAAGTGCTAGACAGGACAAGAGAGCAGGACCAGTCCTGTCCACTGCCCTTTGCCCTGGCCATCCGCACCTACTTCCTAGGAATCTTCCACTATCTGAAGGTGAAGACCCACAAGCCTTGCGCCTGGGAGATCATCCGAGTAGAAATGCAAGGGGCCCTTTCCACATTCCCACTGTCAGGGAGAAGGAGccccaggaagaggagaagtTCCCTGCAGACAActctgctctcatga